A single window of Mycolicibacterium madagascariense DNA harbors:
- the mshD gene encoding mycothiol synthase: MSEIGWSATLSGADLTEIEALFAAATARDGTPPVGDQVVRELRHDRTRHLLARVDGAVVGYLNLAPPTADAPPMAEAVVHPDARRGGIGSALVRTGLAEGGDGARVWAHGNLEPARATAAALGLVAARELLQMRRPLADLPATQPSDGVTWRTYAGSDDDAELLRVNNAAFSWHPEQGGWSEADVAERRGESWFDPKGLFLAFDETTGRLLGFHWTKVHGPALGEVYVVGVDPDAQGRGLGRALTLIGLHHLADRLGPSAEVTLYVEADNEAAVKTYRRLGFEVFARDVAYTVR; encoded by the coding sequence GTGAGCGAAATCGGTTGGAGCGCAACCCTATCCGGTGCTGACCTAACGGAGATCGAAGCGCTGTTCGCCGCCGCCACCGCGCGTGACGGCACACCTCCGGTCGGCGATCAGGTGGTGCGCGAGCTCCGGCACGACCGCACCAGACACCTCCTCGCCCGCGTCGACGGCGCGGTCGTGGGATACCTCAACCTCGCGCCGCCGACTGCGGACGCACCGCCGATGGCCGAGGCCGTCGTGCACCCCGACGCTCGTCGCGGCGGCATCGGATCCGCGCTGGTGCGCACCGGTCTCGCGGAGGGCGGCGACGGCGCCCGCGTGTGGGCGCACGGCAACCTCGAGCCGGCGCGGGCAACGGCCGCCGCACTCGGTCTGGTCGCGGCGCGCGAACTCCTGCAGATGCGCCGCCCGCTCGCCGACCTGCCCGCGACGCAGCCGTCCGACGGCGTGACGTGGAGGACCTACGCCGGGTCCGACGACGACGCCGAACTGCTGCGGGTCAACAATGCGGCCTTCTCCTGGCATCCGGAGCAGGGCGGGTGGTCGGAGGCCGACGTCGCCGAGCGGCGGGGCGAGTCGTGGTTCGACCCCAAGGGGTTGTTCCTGGCGTTCGATGAGACGACCGGCCGGTTGCTCGGCTTCCACTGGACGAAGGTGCACGGCCCGGCGCTCGGCGAGGTCTACGTCGTCGGCGTCGACCCGGACGCACAGGGACGGGGGCTCGGCCGGGCGCTGACGCTGATCGGTCTGCACCATCTCGCGGACCGGCTCGGTCCCTCCGCCGAGGTGACGCTCTACGTCGAAGCGGACAACGAGGCGGCGGTCAAGACCTACCGGCGGCTCGGTTTCGAGGTCTTTGCCAGAGACGTGGCGTACACCGTTCGTTAG
- a CDS encoding winged helix-turn-helix transcriptional regulator encodes MDLLLLTVDPHPESVLPSLALLAHNVRAAPTEVSSLLEAGTADVAIVDARTDLAAARGLCRLLGTTGTSVPVVAVVNEGGLVAVNVEWGLDEILLPSTGPAEIDARLRLLVGRRGGSADQESAGKVNLGELVIDEGTYTARLRGRPLDLTYKEFELLKYLAQHAGRVFTRAQLLQEVWGYDFFGGTRTVDVHVRRLRAKLGPEYESLIGTVRNVGYKAVRPARGRPPVAGADLDDEFDDAEAYEQDSAAFPEALSDPLRAK; translated from the coding sequence TTGGATCTTTTGCTACTGACCGTCGACCCGCACCCGGAGTCGGTCCTGCCCTCGTTGGCGCTGCTCGCGCACAACGTGCGGGCGGCCCCGACGGAGGTGTCCTCGCTCTTGGAGGCGGGCACCGCGGACGTGGCGATCGTCGATGCCCGGACCGACCTCGCCGCGGCCCGCGGGCTGTGCAGACTGCTCGGCACCACCGGCACGTCCGTCCCCGTGGTGGCCGTCGTCAACGAGGGTGGATTGGTAGCGGTGAACGTCGAGTGGGGCCTCGACGAGATCCTGCTGCCCAGCACCGGCCCCGCCGAGATCGACGCCCGGCTGCGGCTGCTCGTCGGCCGCCGCGGTGGCTCCGCCGACCAGGAGAGTGCGGGCAAGGTCAATCTCGGCGAACTCGTCATCGACGAGGGCACGTACACGGCCCGGCTGCGTGGCCGACCGCTGGACCTCACCTACAAGGAATTCGAGCTGCTGAAGTATCTGGCGCAGCACGCGGGTCGGGTGTTCACCAGGGCGCAGCTACTCCAAGAGGTGTGGGGCTACGACTTCTTCGGTGGCACCCGCACCGTCGACGTGCACGTGCGCCGACTGCGCGCGAAACTGGGACCCGAGTACGAGTCGCTGATCGGCACGGTGCGCAACGTGGGCTACAAGGCGGTGCGGCCGGCCCGGGGTCGCCCGCCCGTCGCCGGCGCCGACCTCGACGACGAGTTCGACGATGCCGAGGCCTACGAACAGGACTCGGCCGCGTTCCCCGAGGCCCTGAGCGACCCGCTTCGCGCCAAGTGA
- the lmeA gene encoding mannan chain length control protein LmeA produces MRKLLIGLAATVTTVALGAVGADFGTAIYAEFHWARAVRAANHLPFDPWVGILGFPFVAQAMRHQYHQVEIRAAGVDHPVVGKVSLEATLHSVDVAQTSWLIGPDAKLPAGKLESRINIDSTHVGRFMGIKDLLVEAPSRETNDATGGTTESGISDSHGLVFTGTPVKAGFDKRVSVSVDLSIPEGDDTTLVFTATGVLTGAGTADQPVPEDRKAAVLAAFGTTMPGMKLPFGVSPTHEGARGSDIIIEGITTGVTVALDGFRQS; encoded by the coding sequence GTGCGCAAGCTGCTGATCGGACTCGCCGCCACGGTGACGACGGTTGCCCTCGGCGCCGTCGGCGCGGATTTCGGCACCGCCATCTACGCGGAGTTCCACTGGGCGCGGGCGGTGCGGGCCGCCAATCACCTGCCGTTCGACCCGTGGGTGGGCATCCTGGGCTTCCCGTTCGTCGCGCAGGCGATGCGCCATCAGTACCACCAGGTCGAGATCCGCGCCGCCGGCGTCGACCATCCCGTCGTCGGCAAGGTCTCCCTGGAGGCGACGCTGCACTCCGTCGACGTCGCGCAGACGTCGTGGCTGATCGGTCCCGACGCGAAGCTCCCGGCGGGCAAGCTGGAGAGCCGCATCAACATCGACTCGACCCACGTCGGCCGCTTCATGGGAATCAAGGACCTGCTCGTCGAAGCGCCGTCGCGCGAGACCAACGACGCCACCGGTGGGACGACGGAGTCGGGCATCTCCGACAGCCATGGGCTGGTGTTCACCGGCACCCCCGTCAAGGCCGGGTTCGACAAGCGGGTCAGCGTGTCGGTGGACCTGTCCATCCCCGAGGGCGACGACACCACCCTCGTCTTCACCGCGACCGGCGTCCTCACCGGCGCAGGCACCGCCGACCAGCCCGTGCCGGAGGACAGGAAGGCCGCGGTCCTGGCCGCGTTCGGCACCACGATGCCGGGGATGAAGTTGCCGTTCGGCGTCTCGCCCACCCACGAGGGCGCGCGAGGGTCCGACATCATCATCGAGGGCATCACCACGGGAGTAACCGTGGCCCTCGACGGGTTCAGGCAGTCATGA
- a CDS encoding thioredoxin family protein, whose translation MSNSVVAVGVVLIAALAVSVVVGRLLTRRDGVLRDATSGATGAGAGGLDLPAGTPAIVHFSAPWCGPCGAVRRVVDDVCATLPTVAHVELDLDANPAAARELSVSSLPTTFVFDADGQQRYRASGVPKAADLRSALQPLLA comes from the coding sequence ATGAGCAATTCGGTAGTCGCCGTGGGCGTGGTCCTGATCGCGGCACTCGCGGTGTCCGTGGTCGTCGGACGCCTGCTCACCCGGCGCGACGGGGTGCTGCGCGACGCGACGAGCGGTGCCACCGGGGCCGGGGCCGGCGGTCTGGACCTGCCGGCGGGAACGCCGGCGATCGTGCACTTCAGCGCGCCGTGGTGTGGGCCGTGCGGCGCGGTCCGGCGAGTGGTCGACGACGTCTGCGCGACGTTGCCGACGGTGGCCCACGTCGAACTGGACCTCGACGCCAATCCGGCCGCGGCCCGGGAGCTTTCGGTGTCCTCCCTGCCCACGACCTTCGTCTTCGACGCCGACGGGCAGCAGCGCTACCGCGCCTCGGGGGTTCCGAAGGCGGCTGACCTGCGCTCGGCCCTCCAGCCGCTATTGGCCTGA
- a CDS encoding Ms5788A family Cys-rich leader peptide — MAAVFTRHELQLTKRRAVDLCRVAGCRCCCCSC; from the coding sequence ATGGCCGCCGTGTTCACCCGCCACGAGCTCCAGCTCACCAAGCGCCGCGCAGTCGATCTGTGCCGCGTCGCGGGTTGCCGCTGTTGTTGTTGTAGCTGCTGA
- a CDS encoding DUF4395 domain-containing protein, with protein sequence MPHPTTDPGQVDVRGPRFTAWVTTVVIVATLVVSAFSTAAAAVVLGLQAVVFAIGAIGGPRRHPYGRVFASVVAPRLGPVTEREPVAPLKFAQLVGFGFAAAGTLAFATGLFTVGLVLTALALVAAFLNAAFGICLGCRLYPFVSRFTTPNKPNPA encoded by the coding sequence GTGCCACACCCGACCACCGACCCGGGACAGGTCGACGTCAGGGGACCGCGCTTCACGGCCTGGGTCACCACGGTCGTCATCGTCGCCACCCTCGTCGTATCGGCGTTCAGCACCGCGGCCGCGGCGGTAGTGCTGGGACTGCAGGCCGTCGTGTTCGCCATCGGCGCGATCGGGGGCCCGCGCAGGCACCCCTACGGCCGCGTGTTCGCCAGCGTGGTCGCCCCGCGTCTCGGGCCGGTCACCGAGCGCGAACCCGTCGCGCCGCTGAAGTTCGCTCAGCTGGTGGGGTTCGGCTTCGCCGCCGCGGGCACCCTGGCCTTCGCGACCGGCCTGTTCACCGTCGGCCTCGTCCTCACCGCGTTGGCACTCGTCGCGGCCTTCCTCAACGCAGCGTTCGGCATCTGCCTCGGCTGCCGGCTCTACCCATTCGTCTCCCGTTTCACCACACCGAACAAGCCCAACCCGGCCTGA
- a CDS encoding sulfurtransferase yields the protein MARSDVLVTADWAESNLDAAGVVFVEVDEDTSAYDGGHIAGAVKLDWKTDLQDPVKRDFVDQQQFSKLLSDRGIANDDTVVLYGGNNNWFAAYAYWYFKLYGHQDVRLLDGGRKKWELDGRPLSSEPVQRPATSYTAAAPNHAIRAFRDEVIAAIGTKNLVDVRSPDEFSGKILAPAHLPQEQSQRAGHIPTAINVPWSKAANEDGTFKSDEDLEKLYAQAGLDGTKETIAYCRIGERSSHTWFVLQELLGHQNVKNYDGSWTEYGSLVGAPIELGS from the coding sequence ATGGCACGCTCCGACGTCCTGGTCACCGCCGACTGGGCCGAGAGCAATCTCGATGCTGCAGGCGTCGTCTTCGTCGAGGTCGACGAGGACACCAGCGCCTACGACGGCGGGCACATCGCCGGTGCCGTGAAGTTGGACTGGAAGACCGACCTGCAGGACCCGGTCAAGCGCGACTTCGTCGATCAGCAGCAGTTCTCCAAGTTGCTGTCCGACCGCGGCATCGCCAACGACGACACCGTGGTCCTCTACGGCGGCAACAACAACTGGTTCGCTGCGTACGCGTACTGGTACTTCAAGCTGTACGGCCATCAGGACGTCCGGCTGCTCGACGGCGGCCGCAAGAAGTGGGAGCTCGACGGGCGTCCGCTGTCCTCGGAGCCCGTGCAGCGCCCGGCGACCTCCTACACCGCGGCTGCCCCGAACCACGCGATCCGCGCGTTCCGCGACGAGGTCATCGCGGCCATCGGCACCAAGAACCTCGTCGACGTCCGCTCCCCCGACGAGTTCTCCGGCAAGATCCTGGCCCCGGCGCACCTGCCGCAGGAGCAGAGCCAGCGGGCCGGGCACATCCCCACTGCCATCAACGTTCCGTGGAGCAAGGCCGCCAACGAGGACGGCACCTTCAAGTCCGACGAGGACCTCGAGAAGCTGTACGCGCAGGCCGGCCTGGACGGCACGAAGGAGACCATCGCCTACTGCCGGATCGGTGAGCGCTCGTCGCACACCTGGTTCGTCCTGCAGGAACTCCTCGGCCACCAAAACGTCAAGAACTACGACGGCAGTTGGACCGAATACGGCTCCCTGGTGGGGGCCCCGATCGAGTTGGGAAGTTGA
- a CDS encoding DUF1416 domain-containing protein, which produces MCSAPKQGLTLPSSVDLEKETVITGRVVDGSGHTVGGAFVRLLDASDEFTAEVVASATGDFRFFAAPGTWTLRALSPAGNGDASIAPSGAGIHEVDVKVA; this is translated from the coding sequence ATGTGCTCTGCACCGAAGCAAGGACTGACGTTGCCCTCCAGCGTCGACCTGGAGAAGGAGACCGTGATCACCGGTCGCGTCGTCGACGGCTCCGGTCATACCGTGGGCGGCGCCTTCGTCCGTCTGCTCGACGCCTCTGACGAATTCACCGCCGAGGTCGTCGCGTCGGCCACCGGTGACTTCCGGTTCTTCGCCGCGCCGGGCACCTGGACGCTGCGCGCGCTGTCCCCCGCGGGCAACGGTGACGCCAGCATCGCGCCGTCGGGCGCGGGCATCCACGAGGTCGACGTCAAGGTCGCCTAG
- a CDS encoding FABP family protein: MTADENPVSPGEGTGSIIPGSADRAVAAAAERAKVTAARNLPSFDDLPIPADTANLREGVNLNDALLALLPLVGVWRGEGTGRGAEGDYPFGQQIVVSHDGGEYLNWEARSWLLSETGEYEGPALRESGFWRFVNDPEDPAESQAIELLLAHSAGYVELFYGHPRNQASWELATDALARSKSGVLVGGAKRLYGIIEGGDLAYVEERVDADGGLVPHLSARLSRHVG; encoded by the coding sequence GTGACGGCAGACGAGAACCCCGTAAGCCCCGGTGAGGGAACGGGTTCGATCATTCCCGGGTCGGCGGACCGTGCGGTAGCCGCCGCTGCCGAGCGTGCCAAGGTGACGGCGGCGCGCAACCTGCCCTCGTTCGACGATCTGCCCATTCCCGCCGACACCGCGAACCTTCGCGAGGGCGTGAACCTCAACGACGCCCTGCTGGCGCTGCTACCGCTCGTTGGCGTCTGGCGCGGCGAGGGCACCGGGCGCGGCGCCGAGGGCGACTACCCGTTCGGGCAGCAGATCGTCGTGTCGCACGACGGCGGTGAGTACCTGAATTGGGAGGCACGGTCCTGGCTGCTGTCGGAGACCGGCGAGTACGAGGGACCGGCGTTGCGGGAGTCGGGCTTCTGGCGCTTCGTCAACGACCCGGAGGATCCGGCCGAATCCCAGGCCATCGAACTGCTCCTGGCGCACTCGGCCGGCTACGTCGAACTGTTCTACGGGCATCCGCGCAACCAGGCGTCCTGGGAACTGGCCACCGACGCGTTGGCGCGTAGCAAGTCCGGCGTTCTCGTCGGCGGGGCCAAGCGGCTGTACGGAATCATCGAGGGCGGCGACCTCGCCTACGTCGAGGAGCGCGTCGACGCCGACGGCGGGCTGGTGCCCCATCTGTCGGCTCGCCTCTCACGACACGTCGGCTGA
- a CDS encoding aminodeoxychorismate lyase, translating into MTTRSPLVVTLDGKVAAPGEPFVAIDDPMVARGAGVFETLLLRAGVPCLLAAHLERLAGSSAIVGLPPPDAARWRAAVAVACDRWPDADDAVMRLVSGRATGFVMVSELPARVVQARGHGVSAVTVDRGLPAAPGAGWSIAGAKSLSYGIYAAALRHAERLGAGDAVLVSSDGFVLEGPRSSVVVLDRDGVLLTPPTTLPILPGITARALFDVARGRGVSCVERSLRIADLEAAHGVWLVSSVTLAARVHTLDARPLDTTPPMIDVPALIDEAMAARP; encoded by the coding sequence CGCTCGTCGTCACGCTGGACGGCAAAGTGGCCGCGCCGGGTGAGCCCTTCGTCGCGATCGACGATCCGATGGTGGCCCGCGGCGCCGGGGTGTTCGAGACGCTGCTGCTGCGCGCCGGCGTGCCCTGCCTGCTCGCCGCTCATCTCGAACGGCTGGCGGGGTCCAGCGCGATCGTCGGCTTGCCGCCGCCCGACGCCGCACGGTGGCGCGCCGCGGTCGCCGTCGCGTGCGACCGCTGGCCCGACGCCGACGACGCCGTGATGCGACTGGTGTCTGGTCGCGCGACGGGTTTCGTCATGGTGTCGGAGTTGCCGGCGCGGGTCGTGCAGGCGCGCGGACACGGGGTCTCGGCCGTGACGGTGGACCGCGGCCTGCCCGCGGCGCCGGGGGCGGGGTGGTCGATCGCCGGCGCGAAGTCGCTGTCCTACGGCATCTATGCTGCCGCGCTGCGCCACGCCGAACGTCTCGGCGCCGGTGACGCCGTGCTCGTCAGCTCCGACGGATTCGTCTTGGAGGGGCCACGTTCCAGCGTCGTCGTCCTCGATCGGGACGGGGTGCTGCTGACGCCTCCGACGACGCTGCCGATCCTGCCGGGCATCACCGCGCGGGCGCTGTTCGACGTCGCCCGCGGGCGCGGTGTCAGCTGCGTCGAACGCTCGCTGCGGATCGCCGATCTTGAAGCAGCGCACGGTGTTTGGCTGGTGTCGAGCGTGACGCTGGCAGCCCGCGTGCACACGTTGGACGCGCGGCCGTTGGACACGACGCCGCCGATGATCGACGTCCCCGCGCTGATCGACGAGGCGATGGCCGCCCGCCCGTGA